A genomic region of Arachis hypogaea cultivar Tifrunner chromosome 5, arahy.Tifrunner.gnm2.J5K5, whole genome shotgun sequence contains the following coding sequences:
- the LOC140173264 gene encoding uncharacterized protein, protein MQQSLKLKRKRDERRILQITGVAWEDESEKDLVQISKRIKNYEEGVAEWNGAEEGIVDWDTAKININNGEFWKCIFVYGNPIFRKRKNLWRNLTANNWDQEATQIYIGDFNEVLTQEEKRRDRNRIERLKNSAGQWVQGGDEILKLAEEHFSKLFTSEKRGSLQECIRKIPRKVTNEMNEEILGNIRDDEIRAAAFSLGGLKAPGPDGLNGMFYQKHWETVKEEADCGKIAEDIGQEKKGKDGANELPIKLDMNKAYDRLEWDFLEEVLKAFGFNEKWVKLMMGCVKSANYKIKINGNMSNKIKPQRGLRQGDPLSPYLFIIAAEVFTILMSEAQQEKLISGIKLAPTAPPITHLLFADDCIIFAEAKEEEVYQIIQVLNQYTKASGQRINLEKSGISFGSLIPIQTRVNIEEILGMAAWENPGKYLGLPAIWGRSKNKALEWIEEKVINKMEGWKEQLLNQDGKEVLIKSVIQAIPAYTMNVVRFPKNLCKRLSARVAKFWWASSGKESGIHWNSWTIISRSKKDGGLGFKDFELQNLAHLAKQAWRILTNPEAIWVRILKAIYFPNNNFWEARAHRGASWVWRSILEGRDFLRRKGSWSIGDGSEVEVWRDNLVEGKHRLEVPENVGRMKVKELLVEGQEWDANKVHNLFSNHLSERILRTPVCLVNKKDSLIWPYRMDGDYTIKTGYYAATEEKRKEKREKASTSTDIKDLWKEI, encoded by the exons ATGCAACAAAGTTTGAAACTTAAAAGGAAGAGAGATGAAAGACGCATTCTGCAGATAACTGGAGTAGCCTGGGAGGATGAGAGTGAAAAAGATCTGGTGCAAATCAGCAAAAGAATCAAGAATTATGAAGAAGGGGTAGCTGAATGGAATGGAGCTGAGGAAGGAATAGTGGACTGGGACACAG ctaaaataaatataaacaatgGTGAATTTTGGAAATGTATATTTGTGTATGGTAATCCTATTTTCAGGAAAAGGAAGAATTTATGGAGGAATTTAACAGCCAATAATTGGGATCAAGAGGCAACACAAATATACATTGGAGACTTTAATGAGGTTCTAACACAAGAGGAAAAG AGGAGAGATAGGAATAGAATAGAAAGGTTAAAGAATTCAGCAGGACAATGGGTCCAAGGGGGTGATGAAATTTTAAAACTGGCAGAAGAACATTTTTCTAAGTTGTTTACTTCTGAAAAGAGAGGAAGTTTACAGGAGTGCATTAGGAAAATACCGAGAAAGGTAACCAATGAGATGAATGAAGAAATCCTAGGAAACATAAGGGATGATGAAATAAGAGCTGCAGCATTTAGTCTGGGAGGTTTAAAAGCCCCAGGACCAGATGGACTCAATGGGATGTTCTACCAAAAGCATTGGGAGACTGTGAAAGAAGAG GCTGATTGTGGTAAGATTGCAGAAGATATTGGACAA gaaaaaaaaggaaaagatggaGCCAATGAACTACCGATCAAGCTAGATATGAATAAGGCTTATGACAGACTTGAATGGGACTTTCTTGAAGAGGTGCTCAAAGCCTTCGGTTTTAATGAAAAGTGGGTGAAGTTGATGATGGGATGTGTAAAGAGTGCAAAttataagataaaaattaatgGCAACATGTCCAACAAAATTAAACCTCAGAGAGGTTTGCGACAAGGAGATCCGTTATCACCCTATCTATTTATAATAGCGGCAGAGGTCTTCACTATCTTAATGAGTGAAGCTCAACAGGAAAAGCTTATCTCTGGCATTAAACTAGCACCTACAGCCCCACCTATAACACACTTACTTTTTGCTGACGATTGCATTATTTTTGCAGAAGCTAAGGAAGAGGAGGTTTATCAAATTATTCAAGTCCTTAATCAGTACACTAAAGCCTCGGGTCAGCGTATTAATTTGGAGAAATCTGGTATTTCTTTTGGTAGTCTTATTCCTATTCAAACTAGAGTTAACATAGAGGAGATCTTAGGTATGGCAGCTTGGGAGAACCCTGGAAAGTACCTTGGTTTACCAGCTATATGGGGAAGATCTAAGAATAAAGCTTTGGAATGGATAGAGGAGAAGGTTATTAACAAAATGGAGGGTTGGAAGGAGCAATTGTTGAACCAAGATGGCAAAGAGGTTCTTATAAAATCAGTGATCCAAGCGATACCAGCATATACCATGAATGTTGTGAGATTTCCTAAAAACTTATGTAAGAGGCTTAGTGCGAGAGTGGCAAAATTTTGGTGGGCATCCTCAGGAAAGGAGAGTGGTATTCATTGGAATAGTTGGACAATAATTTCAAGGAGCAAGAAGGATGGGGGCTTAGGATTTAAAGACTTTGAATTACAAAATCTAGCCCATTTAGCAAAACAGGCTTGGAGGATATTAACTAACCCGGAAGCCATATGGGTGAGAATCTTAAAGGCGATATATTTCCCTAATAATAATTTTTGGGAAGCCAGAGCACATAGAGGGGCATCATGGGTCTGGAGAAGCATATTAGAAGGCAGAGATTTTCTTAGACGAAAAGGAAGCTGGAGCATTGGAGATGGATCTGAAGTAGAGGTTTGGAGGGATAATTTGGTTGAAGGAAAACACAGATTGGAAGTACCAGAGAATGTGGGAAGAATGAAGGTTAAAGAGCTGTTAGTTGAAGGCCAAGAATGGGACGCTAACAAAGTTCACAACCTTTTTTCGAACCACTTATCTGAAAGAATACTAAGAACACCTGTCTGCTTAGTGAATAAGAAGGATAGCTTAATATGGCCTTATAGGATGGATGGAGATTACACAATAAAGACAGGGTACTATGCAGCAACAGaggagaaaagaaaggaaaaaagagaGAAGGCATCAACTAGCACAGATATTAAAGATCTttggaaagaaatttga